The genomic window caaaattaaaatttaaaaaataataattcagaaaaaaaatatttttcccacGGACGAAATGAGTCCAAGGAAGCCGGATACGCATGGAACTCATCTCTGCACTGGATTGTCCTTTAATATAaagaatatatatttatttaaaatataaatacaaaTCCTAGTATCCAATTaatatttatgttttaataaatctaaaaatggaTATACCGATTTCCTATCCGCATATATCCGCTTCAGCATGCTGGCAATGTGCGCCACTTGGCGTTCTCATCCCTGTGgagaaaggaagaaggaagaggaccCTATCCTCTTCTAGGTttcctccttcctcctctttctctggAGTCGCTTGAGATTTACCTCTCTAGGGTTTCTGGGAATCGGCGGAGCTCACCTGGAATCATCTAGGGTTTTGGTCGCCCATGGACTGCTGCACTCGTTTCAGGGGGGCCGCCCTCATTGATGCTTCGGCGTTGGTGGTGAGGGCGGCAGGTCGTCGTCACCATCGTCTTGAGAGGGCTTATGGAAACGTCGGATCTTGTGCCACTCTTCGCCTTACCTTGGATTCCCAGGTTCTTATTGCGATTCCTTTTTTCATCTCCTTTTGAGGTGGCCGACTTTAACTCGTTTTTCTAAGGTTTTTGGTGGATTAGAATGGAATTTACGGGGTAGAATTCGATGCATGGAATAAAAGATATCTTCTTTCTTGCTAAATTATTGtacttttgagaaaaaaagaagTATTTTTGGAAAGAATTTTTGTAAAATTTCTGATATACATGACGTTCTTGCTGCCTTTTGAACAAAAAGTTTGGTTTTTTCTTCCTCCTactcctcctccttcttcttctctttgtttttttAGTCTATTTCTAGGGCTGTGCTTATTGACTATTTAATtgcttgccttttttttttttttgaattgtttTGCAACTTAATAACAGGTTCTGTGAGTTGATATTAACTTGTTTGGTGTAGTCTAACATAATCATCATTTCTTGCTGTTCAGAAATAGCTTCCAGTATTTCTGTTTCTTTCGGCTTGTTATTGCAGAAAAAGATCTTTAAAATATGACTTCTAGTTCAAAAAATACAAGATtttattttgcttttttttttttttgtattctattAATTTATCTTGAGCCAAAGGCTGCTAAATAGTAAACAAAACACTGTAGCATCATTGATACCTCCCAGGATCCTGATACATCTTGTGCAGTAGCTCTAGAAGAAATGCTCTTTTCCACTGTCTGCTCTTGGTGGGTTCTATGCTAGCTGATTGACTTCCATGTTTTGCACCCTAGGAATTTTTGTGTCCAGATGACAGGTTATCCTGGAATGTTGTCTCCTGTTAGTGATGCTGCATATTCTATGGACCTTTCAGTACCCCCAGCAATGAGTTTCACCATTCACCAGACATTGGACATCAATTTCAACTCATATTCGCTCCTCAGCAATTGTTAAGGCTTCCCACTTGTCATTGTCACACATCTGTTTAATCACCCACCCAAGACAATTTTTTGAGAGGAGTTACTTGGTTAATACAGGAAAGATGGTTCCGAGGGATATTTAGGGAAATGTTAAGATCAGAAAATAAGAAAATTTTGTTTGATGTATATGTTCTAAAACGTTCTGTGCACTATGGTATCTTTTAGTTCCGAATTAATACAAATTTATTTTGCCCTAGTTCTTTTGTTGAGAGGCAAAAGAAGTTTCTTTTGTTTTGTGTGATATATTCAAACCGGACAGTACCTATCACTTCATTTCATATCTTGATGCTTTATGTTCCTCTTAGTGGAAGAGGATTTCCTTAGTGCAAagtaaatatctttctagtggCTCCAATATCAGAAAGTAGGACAGGCACCCATTTTAACATTTAGATTCTAATTAATGCTCACAAACTCAAGTGTTTTTTATTTCCTATGTGATCTCTCCGAGGGACGAAGCAACATTTGTTTTTAATTATTCAGGGATTAACCAAATTCCATCAGAGCTGTAGTTTTGCTAGCCAAAGAACACCAACAAGCATTACACTTGCCAGTGCAGAGTCCGGTGAATGTGAGTCGGGAAGTGTCAGTATGCCACTTGAGCCAGTTTCACCAGAAGGAAGGTTCTTGTGTGGCATTTTAAAGAATCAACCTCATATATTTCCAGCTGCTGCAGAAAGACAGCTGGAAGAATTGGCTAATGATAGGAATGGTGCCTTCATTCGCTGGGCACACAGCATGGGTTCTGAGGAATCATATCTTCACAGGTCAGTACCACTTCCTTCTTAAAGTAGGTAATAGAATGTACGGTATTTTCCTTCTGTCAGCCAGCATTGTTTTGTGGAAAATATACCTGTATGTGATCATCCCTCTTCCTACCACTATTACTTCTATACTGATGTTCTGCCGAATGCTGGTGATCTTTGTGTCAAGCCTACTGAATGGAACAGCAACTAAATTGTGCTTGACTGTGATGGTTTTACAGTATTATTGTTCAACTTCTGGTGAATTTTAGCTATTTCTTTATTCTGGTGGGCATTTCCTGTCTTGTGTACTGATATGCTGTCCAGGTTAAAATTTTCTGTCCTGGGATGCCTTTTGGACATGGCACAGAATTTAGCACAGATTTTAGTGCAATATGTTGAAATTTCTGTCCTCAACATTTTGTAACTTTGAACTTCATTATGTGCATAATAAGTTAAAATGACTTGATTAgataaatcttaaaatcttaacccatccataattttaattttttgaaagttTGTTAAAATTTAATTGATCATGTACATTTCAGCAAGTCCTTGAATTGTGTTTTCATGGAATGATTTCATATGAATAAAGATGTTAtcattttttcctttgttttattaataatttaaaagttGACTATCTTACTCCTGCATGCAAACAAAGACACTAACTCATAGTTCCATAGTTGAGCAAATCACCATGTAAGAGTAATTGCAGTGAAAAGGAGACCCAAAGACACATGTTTTTTCTTTACTTAATCCATTGTATCCACTCAATCCAGACCACTTAGGCTACCTCCAGCAATTTAGCCACTTAAAGAAATACAGAGTAGGCAAAGCAACTGAACCTAAAAGCTAGGTCATCaagcctaaaaaaaatttcacattGGCTCACAGAATTCAGCAGAACCACTTGCCTCCTATCAAGTCAGAATACTTCTTTTAAATTCTCTAATGAAAATAAGTGCAACAAGCTTAGTTCTGGAATAATCAAATACCTAAACATCACCACATCACTTTGTGGTATACAAGATTTTTATCCCGGTAATTTCCTGACCTCCCAACTACATGTTATTATTCCTTGTTTGTCCTGCTCATCATCAGCATAATCACTTCCCTTGTAGTTCATCCAATCATTTGTTATAGTGATATCTAGCAACCTACATCGCTAGACCAACTTACTCTTTATGAGTTTAACATCTAAAAAACTGTTATACATTAATAAACTTGTCACACCTAACCCTCTTATACATGTCCATTTTGACCCTTCATTTGTATTTAACTCTTTCTCTGTTTGTATTTAAATCTCATTGTACTATGTCTCATTTCCAACCTTAACACATGCTCAAGAATCTGTCCTTATTTCTCATTCCCACCCATCCAATGTTTCCTACTCTTACAATTTTGTGCACCAATCATTGCATCAAATAATAGCAGTTTCTAGAAGAACCCTAGTTATACTATGATAATAAGAATCACTTGTGTTAGACTCCTTATTGCTATCAAAACTATCCAGTCTTCAATGCTTAAATTCTAGAATGGGTTTCACCTACCCATTATTGCCCTATGTATGGAATGTGTTGGGTAATGCTGAGGACCACTAATTAGATCAGAGATAGCACTGTTGCATCATAAAGCTGCTAGGCATTTGACTGGCAACTAGAGAAACAGAATAGTTTAACTAGATGACAGAAATCTTGAATTCGTATTGTAGTGAGTTATAAGTTGGTTTATGGTCCTAGGTTAATTAGGTGTCAATTGGTAGTGTTGGTCAGTTCCAGGCTATCAGCAGCCAGAAGTCTGATTTAATAAATATGTGATACTTTAGgagccaaaatcaaatcaattatataatttattgaaTAAAGATCAACGTGTTTCAAAAATCACACTAATGAGGGTTTGGCAGAAGAATTTATGATCATTTTACCAATGAACTATCAAAACTGTTGAAACCATGCTTTTGGAATTCAATTTTTAGACATGATTATTTTGGGtgaatcaaatttattttgagtCTTTTTTTTAATCAGTTTAGGAGTTCTGGCCTCTAAGAGTTCTCGATTATTAGGAAATGCTGTGGTTTGTTAATACTAGCATTTTGTCCATTATTTGAAAACAAATACTAAAACTACTTCTTCCTTGGGTGTATATTGCTCCTAAAACTGTGCAGCCTGGATGTTTTGCTGATTGCACAGTTGGATTTCATATAAATTTGAAGAAGCCTTGGTGGATTGCAAGGATCTGACAAGTGACCCTCTATAAGCATGATGGATTATGCACATGAGCAACATTCTAGGTAGCATGTGTTCACTGCTGGTTGTCTTTCTGTGCTTTACCTCCTTGTTTTAATtgtattattttgagattcacaCATTCATTTGTTCCCATGTGACCCATCGACACTACTTGGTTCCACATCACCTAGCTTAAGGGTGTGGCAATTTAAGACCCAACTTGCCAACTCGACCTGCAACCAATCTGAGTTAAGCTAGTTCAGGCTTGGCATAAATTGGTTTGGGTTGACAGGTCCTAAATGGATTTATCTGACTTGAAACGAGCCAGGTTCAGGTTTAGAGTCCTGCCCGTTTAGTTTGTCTTGACCTATTCAATAGTTGAGATGGGTTGACATGGTTATGATTTTACTAATTTAAGATTTGTTTAACAAGTTTAAGACCTATCTAACTCGTTTAAACCACTAAGATATATTTAAGCTATTTAACCTGATTTGACTTGTTTATTAAACTAATTACATAGGTCGGGATGGGTTACTTGTTTCACAAAAAGGTTGGGTTCGATTCtagatttttgatccatttaatcatTGGGTCAGGTCTAGGTTGACATGTTTTTGATCTGACCCATTTGCCATCACTAGCATAGCCATTCATAATAAAATACTCGTTAACCCTCTTCACCAATTGTTAAGAGATGAATATTCTTGTCTACCAATATCAAATTTCTCTTATTTAAACATATTTTATCCTCATCTTGATCATTTCTTCGCCATTTTTCAAATATCCATCCATCCTAAACAAAACAACCGTATAGCTTCAACTTTGTTTGATCTTCTTTTCTCCAACTTATTGTACGAAGATGATTAGTCTTTTTTGTGAACCAAGGTTCATAATATCGAAACTGGTAGTTGTGTTGGTAGGCCAGTGgtacggtatggtatggtacaatGCCATATCGTTTTGCTGCATACCAACAAAGGAAAACTAGAGAGGGagaatgtcacgcccccgacccgagattgtgaatcgagggtcatggcaaccgccgcatactcatagaaaacttttcccataagcatgcaaggtatcttatcatgctatcctaaaacaacaacggaataattagacaataatttaaatccaaaatataacgatttaaattttttctttaatatctcaataaattcaacaatgattcatagaccttacatcaaattcaataagactttcaatttaaaataaaagtatagagattctgcttctgatcactctttcattcatatcttgtatcatcttaattcctcaacatctgtaaaaatagtaaaataggaggtaatgagctagacagcccagtaagcaatgttcacttctcaacagatttcattaggcatttaagtaaataatcatttatagaaaataaacatatagagtttatcaattcgaaatcaatttcaattatgcaacataattcatgccaaattcatttcttttttgaaaatttaagtttctttccagatttcaatttctttcgttcttaaattcttttcgtcaaccatgagctatgaccacatttttcctgtggcagggtcaaacaccgcgtatcttcttgcggtgagctgcgaatcatctggcagcaaagtccttcggaaccgctggtctctctggcggtttgtcgctggtctctctggcgacgtaaaccctcaggacaaatcaattgccaacgtatatgcccccattggcagggtcctttacatagtcatgttgtcaattcataatgtttcttatatcataattcttcataaatcatatttcatattctaatttcgataataaaacatataatcatgtagtatcgaaatcaatcaatataatgcatcatggaatcaatatgttcaattatgctttatcataacatttcaaataagatattttcataacaaaataccattcatccaattcatgcattgtttcacaaatcatgtcagaaaaatacattataatttgccgataaatctagaaaaaatgaaacattacttacctcgaacgtatttcaataaatccacataattttataaattttcttctaaagattctgttcgtagatcatatcgcgatatcccatgatcaaacatccacaatcctatacataatcaatttcaataattagaaagaatacgaataccatatttcaacggtttagattgggtccgatcatctaatttcatctaatcaaaatctaattaggacctaaatgatccaaagtttgactatcagatcaaatcggataagaagtgataggaccgaggtttcttcatcgattttataaaatcaagtggagagagaaaatcagagagagaattcatgagatacaattcgaattgatcaggtgatacaatccaacatgacgattggtccaatatcttgattgataaaatcaacatgatcaaatcaagtcatggctagatcgggatcatggatgatcaaatctaaagattcatggtctgatcaaggtgggtgccagtacgctgttcgacaatcatggatcagggttcttcattagaatcagatcaggactattaaaagaaatttcttcattcactaaccttttttagagagagaatcaatcaagagagagaatattttagagagagaaaattttagagagagaaaactcatcttgaattcttcagacaatatgattcaacaaatccgatcgatcggatcaaatcatgctgaaattatcatgtggataattcaataaaatcatgaaaaatagaatcttaaaaatacctaatatgatcaaagtgagtgtcggtgtaccgtccgatgatcacagatcaaaaatccatcacgaggatcatttaaattcatcatcattcttctcaaaattctagaaatcttaggagagagaaataatctagagagaggattctagagagaaaatactaattcaggctgaagaaagagagggaagagagagaaactctctttctcatattttattatttatatcattatttattaattaatttattttatttttctttcttcttttcttttctctttctttttttttctttttcttcacgaaagagagaggagagaaaatcctatttattattattatattattattattttatttttcttcttttttttttcttttctttcttcttctcttttttttcttttctctttttttctttttcttttcttttccttcttcttcttcttcttcgggcTCTTCTCTggtcgaaacaggggaccgacaagTCCCCTCCTTGGAGTTCCGACCGACggtgcagccggcgtggggcggccgtcggcaggaggggggcggcccaacgacaagaggagggccaaaccggtggtcggcggtgaccaccggcatcggAAAAACGGTAAAAAAATAAAGGTTCTTccacaacaaaatccgacgactccggtcgccgacgagcgtgcacaccggcacaggaaggaaaagggagaaaagaggaaggggaggaggtttacctccgatgccggcgaggcttttccgacgagcaattggacgggcacagggatgGATCTTCGTGAGGATTTTCTGGCAATCTCTGCCATTTTGCcctgggatttctcgatgagagggagagaggagggttctcctccttaaatagagccggagggggctctttctgactccgattgggagccggcgagaggaggaagaagactccctttgggagttctcctctattttttttttttggggctttggtgggctgggattctttACTCGGGCCGGGCCATCACGTTCTtctccctctaaaagaaatttcgtcctcgaaatttttcttgcttgagtcttcatagtttcttattgaattcatccacaaatatttcaatattctaattcttgatataaattcattcttaaattatttcataagaaaaaagtcggtacatcaaatatctatctgaaacggaatcattcattttcttatttatcaagaccaacatctcaaagatttttaatatttcaagatttcgaaattatgctctcattttttataaaataatgttcaatacctcatgactagatcaaaatcaaatctatctcttgtgaatagaagaaaatcaatatcttaattcttgaataagaattttatttttcatcatcatttatttatttttcaaaatattaaccactcttaatttcaacccatcataagatagaaaacatacttctatgaatcatttaatgacatcctaatcaatcaaaattcaaaaatattttcttttattcgtactttcaaaggttgaagatttatcatttcaatctcattcccaaacttttgatattttaattctcgatacaatttcatcattaagtcatttcataaagatcaatatcaccattgttgattgaatcaatatcactatttctagtcatcgaaattttcttactcaaaccctcaaactcttaaatattctaatttttgaagcaaattttatcattaagtcattccataataaaaatcaataactcaaaaattgatctaaatcaaaactatatttttcttataatcaaaatcaatgtctctattctaagtaattatatcaattttctttatctaaacattaacaactcttaattaatcgattcattatcaaattaaaattataaataattccaatccatctgttgtagaacaatcgtcaatatcaatagataacctcaatcttttccattcagtcagagaaataataatgatcaaaagagttctaacttcaaattttattataccttgaagataaatatttgagtataataatctaagatcaaaattattgttcaataaacaatctcaaattttttctaataaatagagaattataaaatttaattctaggatagagaaaatttatctctaaatattctaaatcaaaaatcaaaagtcaagggtccactcatcctagaatcaggatgctaaattttttttttttttagcatagtaggtggaagcactactttaaaaaatcacattaagatatctaaaataattcaaaattttaaaatattattctttctaatatcaataaattttttatatcaaatcatatcatctatcataattttttaactcaaagggtcaacattcctgacttactcaaagtaatccagattaccatgcttccactgcgcactttgatctaacaatcaaaatttcttaggttcacaaaaaaaaaaaatttgatcaaattatttctttatcttatcaatagaaaagatctaaaatttcaaatttcaattgaagtcaaggattaactttcgattttcattcatacttttactggtatacaataatcttgattaacccttgagtccaatatcatatttaaaccatcatatagatttactataatcaatatgaatcaaattttaattctcatatcaattcaatttgataattttcGAACCAAAAATCTtcataagtcaaatcaatgaaaaaaatccttcgatgctccaccaaatttggacataatcagaatatataagaatttcaaatcattattttttttctaaaatttctatcatcaggatcttcaatatctatcaaatatcctttcataacaatcatacaatttcaaaaaaattaaatctctatttaatagtagattcaattagggatctcgttaacaaaagcaaaggaactccatattaattcctaaatctaaaatttttaaattataaattcacatggatctcttaatctgaaataaatataaatcagatttttatcttaatctcaagatatcaatttttattaacaacctcaacaataatattagaaaatttcTTGATCAACTTACATAcgaaatttttaaattgaaatttcatacatatcatgtagtctccaagagacataataagatttattatctagatctaaggatgatgattaaagatttcagtacgatgaatattctacaatctcataatccatttcatccataaaaaataagtttctttgcaatatcctcaaatatgcattcatcctaatatgtcactttatatgtgatccacataccaagttcaatttcgataaatattccaatcaagcatcataagagactttcttagtccatccgggaacaatattttatcatcaaatctttatcttgtcaataatagtcaacttctcaactagaagtaatattatagtattattctcacatcgaatttgaacttacgattcacttgaataaccaatgatcaattaataaccacaatgcacaataaaattttaggtcaatccttttgtgattactttcgatcaagacctaactaatcatatcatgatctatagattatccatcatatttcaaactccatatgtcataatctcttgcgatccttttatacataatcttaatgttaaatcaaaaattataaagatttctcccactacaatcatcaaagatttacaccataatgtccttagtgtctatccactaacactccttctatacacatcttagttcattTACTAACGTtcagataccatattaattatcacgcccccgacccgagattgtgaatcgagggtcatggcaaccgccgcatactcatagaaaactcttcccataagcatgcaaggcatcttatcatgctatcctaaaacaacaacggaataattagacaataatttaaatccaaaatataacgatctaaatttcttctttaatatctcaataaattcaacaatgattcatagaccttacatcaattcaataaattttcaatttaaaataaaagtatggagattctgcttctgatcactctttcattcatatcttgtatcatcttaattcctcaacatctgtaaaaacagtaaaataagagataatgagctagacagtccagtaagtaatgatcacttctcaacagatttcatcaggcatttaagtaaataattatttatagaaaataagcatatagagttcatcaattcgaaatcaa from Elaeis guineensis isolate ETL-2024a chromosome 9, EG11, whole genome shotgun sequence includes these protein-coding regions:
- the LOC105034920 gene encoding uncharacterized protein isoform X1, with the protein product MDCCTRFRGAALIDASALVVRAAGRRHHRLERAYGNVGSCATLRLTLDSQGLTKFHQSCSFASQRTPTSITLASAESGECESGSVSMPLEPVSPEGRFLCGILKNQPHIFPAAAERQLEELANDRNGAFIRWAHSMGSEESYLHSLDVLLIAQLDFI
- the LOC105034920 gene encoding uncharacterized protein isoform X2, producing the protein MDCCTRFRGAALIDASALVVRAAGRRHHRLERAYGNVGSCATLRLTLDSQGLTKFHQSCSFASQRTPTSITLASAESGECESGSVSMPLEPVSPEGRFLCGILKNQPHIFPAAAERQLEELANDRNGAFIRWAHSMGSEESYLHRVITPRIFLR